A genomic segment from Thermotoga neapolitana DSM 4359 encodes:
- a CDS encoding glucose-1-phosphate adenylyltransferase, translating to MGNVVAMILAGGQGTRLGVLTERIAKPAVPFGGKYRLIDFTLSNCVNSGIYRVGVLTQYRPHVLAKHIGIGRPWDLDRKDGGVEILPPYVGRNESDWYKGTANAVYQNLEFLEENDAELVLVLSGDHVYAMNYNDLIDYHLLKGADGTIACMEVPLEEASRFGIMITDVEGRIVDFEEKPPKPRSNLASLGIYVFNYEFLKRVLIEDENDPNSSHDFGKDVIPKILRENKGSLYAFRFDGYWRDVGTIRSYWEANLELVLPVPPFNLYDPNWRFFTHSEEMPPAYVAPEARTSTSLISEGAEVYGEVTNSVIFQGVRIGKGTVVKNSVIMTRTEIGENCYLENVIVAENVKIGNNVKMGVGEDAKSKLDPKIYTGLLTVVGMNSTIPDDVVIGKNCVIGVGVKPEDFKTKKLESGDFVLPREE from the coding sequence ATGGGAAACGTAGTTGCAATGATCCTGGCAGGTGGGCAGGGAACGAGGCTCGGTGTTCTCACTGAAAGGATAGCAAAACCCGCTGTACCGTTTGGTGGGAAATACCGCCTAATAGATTTCACACTGAGCAACTGCGTGAACTCTGGTATATACAGAGTTGGAGTACTCACGCAGTACAGACCACACGTTCTGGCAAAACACATAGGAATAGGTAGACCCTGGGATCTGGACAGAAAGGATGGAGGAGTGGAAATCCTGCCACCTTACGTTGGAAGAAACGAATCTGACTGGTACAAGGGAACGGCGAACGCGGTGTATCAGAACCTGGAGTTTCTGGAAGAAAACGATGCAGAGCTCGTTCTGGTTCTATCCGGTGATCACGTCTACGCCATGAACTACAACGACCTGATAGACTATCATCTGTTGAAAGGAGCAGACGGTACGATAGCCTGTATGGAGGTGCCGCTGGAGGAAGCGAGCAGATTCGGTATCATGATAACGGACGTCGAAGGGAGAATCGTGGACTTCGAGGAAAAACCACCAAAGCCTCGCTCAAATCTTGCTTCCCTTGGAATCTATGTGTTCAACTACGAATTCCTGAAAAGGGTCCTCATAGAGGACGAAAACGATCCGAACAGTTCGCACGATTTCGGAAAAGATGTGATACCGAAGATTTTGAGGGAAAACAAAGGGTCCCTCTATGCGTTCAGGTTCGATGGATACTGGAGGGATGTGGGGACCATCAGATCTTACTGGGAAGCAAACCTGGAACTCGTACTTCCCGTTCCTCCCTTCAACCTTTACGATCCAAACTGGAGATTCTTCACTCACTCTGAAGAGATGCCTCCAGCGTACGTGGCACCAGAGGCAAGAACTTCCACTTCCCTTATCAGCGAGGGTGCAGAGGTGTACGGAGAAGTCACCAATTCTGTGATCTTTCAGGGAGTGAGGATCGGGAAGGGTACCGTCGTGAAAAACTCGGTGATAATGACGAGGACGGAGATAGGAGAAAATTGTTATCTGGAAAACGTGATAGTGGCAGAGAACGTGAAGATAGGAAACAACGTGAAAATGGGAGTGGGCGAGGACGCCAAGAGCAAACTCGACCCCAAGATCTACACGGGACTTTTGACGGTGGTGGGAATGAATTCAACGATACCGGACGACGTGGTAATTGGGAAAAACTGTGTAATAGGCGTTGGTGTGAAACCCGAGGACTTCAAAACAAAAAAACTGGAGTCAGGGGATTTTGTTCTACCCAGGGAGGAATGA
- the glgD gene encoding glucose-1-phosphate adenylyltransferase subunit GlgD, with protein sequence MRVLGLILAGGKSDRLWPLTKVRASAAVPVFGKYRAIDFTLSNMVNSGIRKVGILTQYNPRSLMDHLGAGKEWDLDRKSGGLFILQPYVGPNREVWYRGTADAIFQNMTILRRGEEDHVLIGSGDHIYKMIYKDMFNYHLKKGADITLLVKELDETYNLSEYGIVQLDQDMRVVEIEEKPAKPKGNIAFLGVYFLNKELLKELLYATVPQGKYDFLLDVVIPNLDKLKVYAYRFDGYWRNVKKGIREYYRINMDILKKEVRDELFYKNGKVYTKLKDLPPPKFTSTAVVENSLIADGSVIAGTVRNSVVFRNVRIKVGAVVENSIIMENTVVEEGAVLRNVIIDKNCIVREGRVVEGSGDLPVFEKRAVL encoded by the coding sequence ATGAGAGTGCTCGGTTTGATCCTCGCTGGTGGAAAGAGCGACAGGTTGTGGCCTCTGACGAAGGTCAGAGCAAGTGCTGCTGTTCCTGTTTTCGGGAAGTACAGGGCGATAGATTTCACGCTGAGTAACATGGTGAACTCCGGTATCAGAAAAGTCGGTATCCTGACCCAGTACAACCCAAGAAGCCTCATGGATCATCTGGGGGCCGGGAAGGAGTGGGACCTCGATAGGAAAAGCGGTGGTCTCTTCATCCTCCAACCCTACGTTGGACCGAACAGAGAAGTGTGGTACAGGGGAACGGCGGATGCCATCTTTCAGAACATGACCATCTTGAGGCGAGGAGAAGAAGATCATGTTCTCATAGGATCGGGCGATCACATCTACAAGATGATCTACAAGGATATGTTCAACTACCATCTCAAAAAAGGAGCGGACATCACACTGCTTGTAAAAGAACTAGATGAGACATACAATCTGAGCGAGTATGGAATCGTACAACTTGACCAGGACATGAGGGTTGTGGAGATAGAAGAAAAACCCGCAAAACCGAAGGGGAACATTGCGTTTCTCGGAGTTTATTTTCTCAACAAGGAGCTTCTCAAAGAACTTCTTTACGCAACCGTTCCACAGGGAAAGTACGATTTTCTACTCGATGTGGTGATCCCAAATCTGGACAAATTGAAGGTGTACGCTTACAGGTTCGATGGATACTGGAGGAACGTGAAGAAAGGAATACGAGAGTACTACAGAATAAACATGGACATCTTGAAAAAGGAAGTCCGTGATGAACTGTTCTACAAGAACGGCAAGGTGTACACGAAGCTGAAGGATCTTCCACCTCCAAAGTTCACTTCGACCGCCGTTGTGGAGAACTCTCTGATAGCCGATGGAAGCGTGATCGCTGGTACTGTGAGAAATTCTGTTGTGTTCAGAAACGTCAGGATAAAGGTTGGTGCCGTCGTGGAGAACTCGATAATCATGGAAAACACGGTCGTGGAGGAAGGTGCGGTTCTGAGGAACGTGATAATCGATAAGAACTGTATCGTACGGGAAGGACGGGTCGTGGAAGGCAGTGGTGATCTTCCCGTTTTCGAGAAAAGGGCTGTTCTGTGA
- a CDS encoding UDP-N-acetylmuramoyl-L-alanyl-D-glutamate--2,6-diaminopimelate ligase — translation MTISTIASILKDQILKVNAPMDLEISGISNHTSRVKKGDLFICRKGEKFDSHEIIPEVIEKGAVAVVVEREVNFDAPSILVFDSRYFEAKLASLFFEDPWKDTLTFGITGTNGKTTTTLMIYHMLTSMGVKGSALTTVLKNVLGKTYYEDITTPDAITVLSAMKENKDGGGRFFALEVSSHALVQKRVEGVRFDVGIFTNISRDHLDFHGTFENYLKAKLHLFDLLKDDGFAVLNESLSDALHRRVRKVTFGTSRNANYRLGNIEVSWEGTSFVLETPDGFLKVFTRAIGDFNAYNAAAAIAALHQLGFDPKELAESLESFTGVEGRFEVVKAAKKSGFNVIVDFAHSPDALEKLLKNVRKISKGRVIVVFGAGGNSDRGKRPMMSRVVSELADVMILTTDDPRGEDPEQIMEDLIKGVDKNKPYLVLFDRKEAIETALTIANRGDTVVVAGRGHERYQIIDDEKKIPFHDREVIEEILREKLRGRKFVQ, via the coding sequence ATGACTATATCAACAATCGCTTCGATTTTGAAAGATCAAATTCTGAAGGTCAACGCCCCTATGGATCTGGAAATCTCCGGAATCTCCAACCACACTTCCAGGGTGAAGAAAGGAGATCTTTTCATCTGCAGAAAGGGAGAAAAGTTCGACTCCCATGAGATAATTCCAGAGGTTATCGAAAAGGGAGCCGTGGCCGTTGTGGTGGAAAGAGAAGTGAATTTTGATGCTCCAAGCATCCTGGTCTTCGATTCGAGATATTTTGAAGCAAAGCTGGCGAGCCTGTTCTTCGAGGATCCCTGGAAGGACACTCTCACCTTCGGAATCACGGGCACGAACGGAAAAACGACCACAACGTTGATGATCTATCACATGCTCACATCGATGGGAGTGAAAGGGAGCGCCCTCACCACAGTGTTAAAGAACGTTCTTGGAAAAACCTATTACGAAGACATCACCACTCCCGATGCAATCACCGTTCTCTCCGCAATGAAAGAAAACAAAGACGGTGGAGGAAGGTTCTTTGCCCTTGAAGTGTCTTCCCACGCACTCGTACAGAAGAGAGTGGAGGGTGTGAGGTTCGACGTTGGTATCTTCACCAACATATCACGTGATCATCTGGATTTCCACGGAACTTTCGAAAATTATCTGAAGGCCAAACTCCATCTGTTTGATCTTTTGAAGGACGATGGTTTTGCCGTTCTGAACGAATCTTTGTCCGATGCCCTTCATCGAAGGGTAAGGAAGGTCACTTTCGGCACATCCAGAAATGCAAACTACAGACTGGGGAACATCGAAGTGAGTTGGGAGGGAACATCTTTCGTACTGGAAACACCGGATGGCTTTCTGAAGGTTTTCACAAGAGCCATCGGTGATTTCAACGCGTACAATGCAGCAGCGGCCATAGCCGCCCTTCACCAGCTGGGGTTCGATCCAAAAGAACTCGCCGAATCCCTGGAGAGTTTCACGGGGGTTGAAGGAAGATTTGAGGTCGTGAAGGCAGCAAAAAAATCGGGCTTCAACGTCATCGTTGACTTTGCCCATTCACCGGATGCCCTGGAGAAACTGTTAAAAAACGTCAGAAAGATATCTAAGGGAAGAGTGATCGTTGTGTTCGGGGCGGGGGGAAACAGCGACAGAGGCAAACGCCCCATGATGTCGAGAGTTGTTTCTGAGTTAGCAGATGTGATGATACTGACGACGGACGATCCAAGAGGTGAAGATCCAGAGCAAATAATGGAGGATCTGATAAAAGGGGTGGACAAAAACAAGCCCTATCTTGTGCTCTTCGATAGAAAGGAAGCCATAGAGACAGCCCTCACGATAGCAAACAGGGGGGACACCGTTGTCGTCGCTGGAAGAGGTCATGAAAGATACCAGATAATAGATGACGAAAAGAAGATCCCGTTCCACGATAGAGAGGTGATCGAAGAGATACTGAGAGAAAAGTTAAGGGGGAGGAAGTTCGTCCAGTGA
- a CDS encoding UDP-N-acetylmuramoyl-tripeptide--D-alanyl-D-alanine ligase, whose translation MKELLGRRFVLNSKEVKEGDVFVAVKGKRFDGHDFIDEALKRGAHAVIAERAVVHSDRIVLVKNTVETLAELARLKLNDSPKTIIGITGSNGKTTTKEILYELLKRRRNVFKTPGNMNTEYGLPLSILNEYGGEEILVLEMAANKKGDIAHLCSIAPPDVAVLLNVGSAHLEFFKSRENIMEAKLEIVKHSKKDSAVVTFFDDGDLRKKVPVLRENVLFFGTKGGDVVLEDWWYYENSTISEYRMFGSSFTIKLPGFWNRGQLLNLAASLCVMKVLGEKVDVLELSNLKAVPGRFNVKEVEGVRIIDDTYNASPEAFQMAIEALLKFPGRKFAVVGAMKELGEESKKFHEMLGKQLDALDGVYVFSTEPEAGWIKTRKKVLETDSAEEIARDLYTRVRKGDTVLFKASRAVRIERVLEIFERELKKG comes from the coding sequence GTGAAGGAGCTCCTTGGAAGAAGATTCGTTTTGAACTCAAAAGAGGTAAAGGAAGGAGACGTTTTCGTTGCTGTGAAAGGAAAAAGATTCGACGGTCATGATTTCATAGATGAGGCTCTGAAGCGCGGAGCTCATGCTGTCATAGCAGAGAGAGCAGTAGTACACTCGGACAGAATTGTTCTTGTCAAAAACACGGTGGAAACGCTGGCAGAACTTGCCCGCCTGAAATTGAACGACTCTCCGAAAACGATAATTGGAATAACGGGCTCGAACGGAAAAACAACAACGAAGGAAATACTTTACGAACTTCTGAAGAGAAGAAGAAACGTTTTCAAAACCCCCGGCAACATGAACACGGAGTATGGCCTTCCCCTTTCTATACTGAACGAGTACGGTGGAGAGGAGATCCTTGTTCTTGAGATGGCCGCAAACAAAAAAGGAGACATCGCACATCTGTGCAGCATAGCACCTCCCGACGTGGCCGTTTTGCTGAACGTGGGAAGCGCTCATCTGGAATTCTTCAAAAGCAGGGAAAACATCATGGAAGCCAAACTCGAGATCGTAAAACATTCGAAGAAAGACTCCGCTGTCGTCACATTCTTTGACGATGGTGACCTGAGAAAGAAGGTGCCAGTTCTTAGAGAAAACGTGTTGTTCTTTGGAACAAAGGGTGGAGATGTCGTTCTAGAGGACTGGTGGTACTACGAAAACTCCACCATCTCAGAGTACCGGATGTTCGGTTCATCTTTCACGATCAAATTACCGGGATTCTGGAACAGAGGACAACTTCTCAATCTTGCTGCCTCACTCTGTGTCATGAAGGTCCTTGGAGAGAAAGTGGACGTTCTCGAGTTATCCAATCTGAAAGCTGTTCCGGGAAGATTCAACGTGAAGGAAGTGGAGGGAGTGAGGATCATCGACGACACCTACAACGCCAGTCCAGAAGCCTTTCAAATGGCGATAGAAGCGCTTCTCAAATTCCCCGGCAGAAAGTTCGCCGTTGTGGGGGCGATGAAAGAGCTGGGGGAGGAATCGAAAAAATTTCATGAAATGCTAGGAAAACAGCTCGATGCCCTGGACGGTGTGTACGTGTTTTCAACTGAACCCGAGGCAGGGTGGATAAAAACCAGAAAGAAGGTGCTCGAAACAGACAGTGCAGAGGAGATCGCCAGAGATCTCTACACGAGAGTCAGAAAAGGAGATACTGTGCTCTTCAAAGCCTCCAGAGCGGTTAGAATAGAAAGAGTTCTGGAGATCTTCGAAAGGGAGCTGAAAAAAGGATGA
- the mraY gene encoding phospho-N-acetylmuramoyl-pentapeptide-transferase — protein sequence MIAASFLLNLLIYPFLINLFRKKSVGQYIRKEGPDLHGYKEGTPTMGGILFVLIGLLFGVLSKENGVILTGAFLFFLIGFLDDFLSIAKKNSTGLRAYQKALLQIAAASVVIAFSQPETAVDFFGIKLEMGAWYYLLALIVIVGSSNAMNLTDGLDGLAGWVYISGAIPYWFFLKEKGFSENIIILLSAGVLAFLIFNSKPARIFMGDTGSIALGGTLGVVSVLTKTEFYLIVFFPILVVETLSVILQILSFKLFKRRIFRMAPLHHHFELLSWEEEKIVAVFTIFNLISSLIALEVFGVIG from the coding sequence ATGATAGCAGCAAGTTTTCTTTTGAACCTTCTGATCTATCCGTTCCTGATAAACCTGTTCAGAAAAAAGAGTGTGGGGCAGTACATAAGGAAAGAAGGCCCCGATCTTCATGGGTACAAAGAAGGAACACCAACGATGGGAGGCATTCTGTTCGTCCTGATCGGACTTTTGTTTGGCGTGCTTTCAAAAGAAAATGGTGTGATCCTCACCGGAGCATTTCTGTTCTTTCTCATAGGTTTTCTCGATGATTTTCTCAGCATTGCAAAGAAAAACTCCACCGGTCTAAGAGCATACCAGAAGGCTCTCCTTCAAATTGCCGCTGCTTCCGTTGTGATCGCTTTTTCCCAACCGGAAACGGCTGTCGATTTCTTTGGTATCAAACTGGAAATGGGTGCCTGGTACTACCTACTTGCGCTGATCGTGATCGTGGGAAGTTCGAACGCCATGAACCTGACCGACGGGCTCGATGGTCTTGCGGGATGGGTCTACATCAGTGGAGCCATTCCATACTGGTTCTTTCTCAAAGAGAAGGGTTTTTCAGAAAACATCATCATCCTTCTGAGTGCGGGAGTTCTGGCGTTTCTCATCTTCAACTCTAAACCTGCCAGGATCTTCATGGGTGACACAGGATCCATTGCGCTGGGCGGGACACTGGGTGTCGTCTCCGTTCTCACCAAGACGGAGTTCTACCTGATCGTGTTTTTCCCGATTCTGGTCGTTGAAACACTGAGCGTGATCCTTCAGATTCTGTCCTTCAAACTCTTCAAAAGAAGAATCTTCAGGATGGCACCTCTTCATCATCATTTCGAGCTTCTCAGCTGGGAGGAAGAAAAGATCGTGGCGGTCTTCACCATTTTCAATCTGATTTCTTCTCTGATAGCCCTCGAGGTCTTCGGGGTGATAGGATGA
- the murD gene encoding UDP-N-acetylmuramoyl-L-alanine--D-glutamate ligase, with protein sequence MRIGLLGFGKSNRALLDYLLENGEAEIFVSEEKRLDDDTKSYLRKCGVDFEEEGNTEKLLDCDVVYVSPGVKPRSDIVKKLLAGGVNISTELQFFLDRADKEKVIGITGTNGKSTSAALMHHALSHRGLKVFLGGNFGTPAVEALREDYDYYVLEVSSFQLFWCERPRVSRFVLLNISEDHLDWHSSFKEYLNSKLKPAFFQEEKDTFVYNKNIETLEDLSRVKPKKIPFWTEDTFVEENRLVLQGKSFPLPGSYPLQMKENILAVSVLYNELFGDVEGFLDSLRSFKPLPHRMEFLGKIKGRSFYNDSKATSTHAVLGALSNFDRVILIMCGIGKNENYSVFIERARPRIKHLIVFGEIYRDLRPFLSNVPYSIVSDLEEAFRKALEVSEEGDVILFSPGGASFDMYENYAKRGEHFREIFERYKKEEGES encoded by the coding sequence ATGAGGATCGGTCTTCTTGGATTCGGAAAGAGCAACAGGGCGCTTCTGGATTATCTTCTGGAAAATGGGGAAGCCGAGATCTTCGTGAGCGAGGAGAAAAGACTCGATGACGATACGAAGAGTTATCTGAGAAAGTGCGGTGTTGATTTTGAGGAGGAAGGCAACACCGAGAAACTCCTGGATTGTGACGTTGTGTACGTCAGTCCCGGTGTGAAACCCCGCTCGGACATTGTCAAAAAACTGCTTGCAGGTGGTGTGAACATATCCACAGAGCTTCAGTTTTTTCTGGACAGAGCGGACAAAGAAAAGGTCATAGGTATCACCGGAACGAACGGAAAGAGTACCTCTGCTGCTTTAATGCACCATGCCCTCTCACATCGAGGATTGAAGGTCTTTCTGGGAGGAAACTTCGGAACACCCGCTGTGGAGGCACTCAGAGAAGATTACGACTATTACGTTCTAGAGGTGAGCAGTTTTCAGCTCTTCTGGTGTGAAAGACCCCGAGTTTCCAGATTTGTACTTTTGAACATATCGGAGGATCATCTGGACTGGCACTCTTCGTTCAAAGAGTATCTCAACTCGAAATTGAAACCCGCTTTCTTTCAGGAAGAGAAGGACACATTCGTGTACAACAAGAACATAGAGACTCTGGAAGACCTGAGCAGAGTGAAACCGAAAAAGATCCCGTTCTGGACAGAGGACACCTTCGTTGAAGAAAACAGATTGGTTCTTCAGGGAAAAAGTTTTCCACTTCCAGGATCCTATCCACTCCAGATGAAGGAGAACATCCTAGCGGTTTCCGTTCTGTATAATGAACTTTTTGGGGATGTGGAAGGATTTCTAGACTCTCTCAGAAGTTTCAAACCCCTTCCTCACAGGATGGAGTTTCTCGGAAAGATAAAGGGAAGATCCTTCTACAACGATTCCAAGGCGACTTCCACTCACGCTGTTCTGGGAGCCCTTTCAAACTTCGACAGAGTCATTTTGATAATGTGTGGTATCGGAAAAAATGAAAACTACTCTGTGTTCATAGAAAGGGCAAGACCAAGAATAAAACATCTGATCGTGTTCGGTGAGATCTACAGAGATCTCAGACCGTTTCTAAGTAATGTTCCTTACAGCATTGTCTCTGATCTGGAAGAAGCGTTTAGAAAGGCACTCGAGGTGTCAGAAGAAGGAGACGTGATCCTGTTCAGTCCAGGCGGTGCCAGTTTCGACATGTACGAAAACTACGCAAAGAGGGGGGAACACTTCAGAGAAATCTTCGAAAGATACAAAAAAGAGGAGGGTGAATCTTGA
- a CDS encoding FtsW/RodA/SpoVE family cell cycle protein, with protein sequence MNEKSLVFFIIVLLCVGFMALSSFEMMQDYIRPTSERSVILNHLLKLTVALAFFVVFLYTDHRLLFSKQVIVGGYILSLVLLMIVLILPGGETGAHRWIDLGYFSFQPSELVKIYTILFLAWYVEKNQLYMKRLFRGFLKPLLLVSPFLFLILVEPDFSTFVLLLLTVLLTLYVAETRGVYVLTFFLIGVISFIYMYRMGILDNILRSYQMQRIVSYLKGNVSEQVMRAVEAIRSGGAVGKGLVLGEEKLFVPVVTSDFILAIVGEELGYIGLGVVLFSFYGLIHSLVKVVSRMQPMLSVKTFISGFAILIMLQVMVNVGVISGIFPVTGVTLPLVSYGGSSLLATMIGFGIVGNMILESERE encoded by the coding sequence TTGAACGAAAAATCCCTCGTGTTCTTTATCATCGTTCTTCTGTGTGTTGGCTTTATGGCTCTCAGCAGTTTCGAAATGATGCAGGACTACATAAGACCCACAAGTGAGCGTTCTGTGATCTTGAATCACCTTCTGAAACTGACGGTGGCCCTCGCTTTCTTCGTGGTTTTTCTGTACACCGACCATAGACTTCTCTTTTCAAAACAGGTGATAGTGGGTGGATATATCCTTTCCCTGGTGCTGCTGATGATTGTGCTGATTCTTCCAGGTGGAGAGACAGGAGCACACAGGTGGATCGACCTTGGCTATTTTTCCTTTCAACCTTCCGAACTGGTCAAGATATACACGATCCTCTTTCTGGCATGGTATGTTGAAAAAAACCAACTGTACATGAAGCGTCTGTTCAGGGGATTTCTGAAACCTTTACTTCTGGTGTCTCCGTTTCTCTTTCTCATACTCGTGGAGCCAGATTTCAGCACCTTCGTTTTGCTTCTCCTCACCGTTTTGCTGACCCTCTACGTTGCCGAAACACGCGGTGTATACGTTTTGACGTTCTTCCTTATAGGTGTGATTTCCTTCATCTACATGTACAGAATGGGGATTTTAGACAACATCCTGAGAAGCTATCAGATGCAAAGAATCGTTTCCTATCTGAAAGGAAACGTTTCAGAACAGGTGATGAGAGCCGTTGAGGCGATAAGAAGTGGAGGGGCTGTGGGAAAGGGTCTTGTTCTGGGAGAAGAAAAGCTTTTTGTTCCGGTTGTGACCAGTGATTTCATACTGGCGATAGTTGGAGAAGAACTTGGTTATATCGGCCTTGGTGTGGTTCTCTTCTCCTTCTACGGATTGATACACAGCCTCGTGAAAGTGGTTTCAAGAATGCAGCCTATGCTTTCTGTTAAAACATTCATCTCAGGCTTTGCGATTCTGATCATGCTTCAGGTGATGGTGAACGTCGGTGTTATATCCGGAATCTTTCCTGTGACAGGGGTAACACTTCCACTGGTGAGTTATGGAGGAAGTTCTCTTCTTGCCACGATGATAGGGTTTGGCATAGTCGGTAACATGATCCTGGAGAGTGAAAGAGAATGA
- the murG gene encoding undecaprenyldiphospho-muramoylpentapeptide beta-N-acetylglucosaminyltransferase, producing MIRVAAAGGGTGGHLYPLLAILETLSKDVETKVLFFAVKGKIDEKVVKQEHPEYEVVTLDVRGLFRPLYHPKNFWRAAKVVNAILKAKKELLRFKPDVIVLTGGYISGVVGLAAKNMGVPIFLHEQNVVPGLAVKTVAKYARKIFVSFERTREFLTEWKDRVLFTGCPVRETKEEVDLEDFVLVLGGSLGSDLINSLMEEVYRRISCIRFVHSTGSRRWAERLSVFPNVTAHPYIENMSSFWKKARASISRAGASTIGEMIYYGVPGVLIPWEGSAESHQLENALEAERLGYAIVVREKEATPQKIIEAIDKTMKKGKIEKMKENPATIISREILGEIR from the coding sequence ATGATACGGGTGGCAGCCGCTGGTGGAGGAACGGGCGGACATCTTTACCCTTTGCTTGCCATACTTGAAACACTCTCCAAAGATGTGGAAACAAAGGTCCTGTTCTTCGCTGTGAAAGGAAAGATAGACGAAAAAGTCGTGAAACAGGAACATCCAGAGTACGAAGTTGTCACTCTGGACGTTAGAGGCCTTTTCAGGCCACTCTACCATCCAAAGAACTTCTGGCGAGCCGCGAAGGTGGTCAACGCGATTTTGAAGGCAAAAAAAGAACTCCTCCGGTTCAAACCCGATGTGATTGTTCTCACCGGTGGATACATTTCAGGAGTTGTGGGGCTTGCGGCAAAAAACATGGGAGTTCCCATCTTCCTGCACGAGCAGAACGTGGTACCCGGCCTTGCGGTGAAAACTGTGGCGAAATACGCCAGAAAGATCTTCGTCTCTTTCGAGAGAACAAGAGAGTTCCTGACAGAGTGGAAGGACAGGGTTCTCTTCACTGGATGTCCTGTGAGAGAAACAAAAGAGGAGGTAGATCTGGAAGACTTTGTCCTTGTTCTTGGTGGAAGTTTGGGGAGTGACCTGATAAACAGTCTGATGGAGGAAGTATATCGCAGGATCTCCTGTATTCGTTTTGTCCACTCTACGGGATCTCGGAGATGGGCAGAAAGGCTCTCTGTGTTTCCGAACGTCACAGCACATCCTTACATAGAAAACATGTCTTCCTTCTGGAAAAAGGCACGCGCGTCCATCTCCAGGGCAGGTGCGAGTACGATAGGTGAGATGATCTACTATGGAGTGCCCGGTGTTCTCATACCCTGGGAAGGCTCGGCAGAGTCACACCAACTTGAAAATGCCCTGGAAGCTGAAAGGCTCGGTTATGCGATCGTTGTGAGGGAAAAGGAGGCCACTCCTCAGAAGATAATTGAGGCTATTGATAAAACAATGAAAAAAGGTAAAATAGAGAAGATGAAGGAAAACCCTGCAACGATAATCTCGAGAGAAATACTGGGGGAGATAAGGTGA